The genomic window CCTCGTTAGAATTCACGTGTGTCGTTCTCGGCGGACACCTAAAGCCTAGTCGACTCGTCCGATTCTCGCCGGCCGCTGTCGTCGGTTCCCGTGCGGGGTCCGAGAGCCGAGGACGGACCCCGTCTTCGGGCGGCCGAGGGCACGATAATCCGAGGGCCTACGTATCTCCTGCGAGGAGTACCGCTGTCGAATGACCACAGACTCGTCGCCCGGAACCCGAACGCTTCGGGAGACCGTCCGTTTCTACCTGCTCGATCATCGGACGCCGCTGGGAAAGGCGATCGACATCGCGCTGTTGGCGTTGAACCTCGTGTTCGTCGCGGCCTTCGTCGCGGAAACCTATCCCCTCTCCGACGACCTCCGGTCGTTCCTCTGGGGACTCGAGGTCGCGATCGCCGTCGTCTTTCTGGCGGAGTACGTCCTGCGGCTGTACGGTGCCGAGGATCGACTCGCGGAGTTTCGCAACCCCTACACGATTGTCGACCTGATCGCGATTCTCCCGACGCTACTCGTGGCGGGCTTGCCGGGTGTCACGATGGCCGCCAACGCCGGCTTTCTCCGCGTGGTCCGGGTCGTCCGCGTCCTCCGATTCTACCGGTTCACGAGGGACGCCGAGTTCTTCTTCGGGACGATTTCGGACAACGCGTTGCGTGCCCTGAAGTTGCTGCTGACGGTGTTGGTGCTCCTGTTCGTCTCCGCCGGCCTGTTCTACAGCGCGGAATACGCCGCGAATCCCGACGTCGCAACGTTCGGCGACGCCTTCTACTACGTCGTGGTCGCCCTGTCGACCGTCGGGTTCGGCGATATCGTCCCGGTCACGACCGCAGGCCGGTGGATTACCGTAGCGGCGATCCTGGCAGGGATCATCGTGCTCCCGTGGCAGGCGAGCAAGATCGTCCGCGAGTGGAGCCACAGGGGGACGGTCAACGTCGCGTGTCCGAACTGCGGACTATCGTCTCACGACCGGGACGCCTCCCACTGCAAGGCGTGCGGTCACGTCATCTATCAGGAGTTCGAATCCGACAATCACGGCTCCGAATGAGAACGCCTCGAGAGTTTACTTTCGTTCCGAAGACACCCTGCCTCAACAGCTGTTGGTAACACACCGTGTCTTCGCTGCCGCACTCGAGGACGGGCGCTCGGTGGTACGACAACTGTCGATATCGCAACGGTCAAAAATCGACGAGACAGTCGGTCTGGGTGACCGAAACGACGGCGCGAACGCCAGCGAAACAACAGAGTTGAATCACGAAATCCCTCCTGTGCCGCGGTTTCTACCGACCGATGTGTGTTTATTCCCGTCGTCCTGAGACCGAATATACGCTCGTCGATGACGGCATCGACAGGTGACGAAATAGAGATCGAAAAAATATGAGTTATCAGTCTGGAGTCGAGCGTATGTACTACCGACTCACACATTCCAATAATGTCTGGTAAATACGACCTCGTAATCGTCGGCGGTGGTATCAGTGGCGCGTCCCTCCTGTACACGACCGCGAAGTTCACTGATATCGACTCGATCGCGCTGATCGAGAAGGAATCGGAGATCGCAGCGATCAACTCCCACCACACGAACAACTCCCAGACCCTCCACTTCGGGGATATCGAGACCAACTACACGCTCGAGAAGGCCGAAGAGGTCAAAGAGGGGGCGGAACTCCTCGCGGGCTATCTGGAGAATCAGGACCCCGACCGGGAGATGCACTCGAAACGCAGCAAGATGGTGCTCGGTGTCGGCGACGAGGAGGTCGCGGAACTCGAGGAGCGCTACGAGGAGGAAGGCTTCGGCGACCTCTTCCCGAAACTCCGACCGATCGACCGCGAGGAGATCGCCGAACTCGAGCCCAAGGTCGTCGAGGGCCGCGACCCCAACACGGACATGCTCGCGCTCCAGACGCCGGACGGCTACGTCGTCGACTACGGCGAGACGACGAAGTCCTTCGTCGAGCAGGCGAGCGAGGAAGCCACCGTCGATGTCTACACCGGGACGAAAGTCGAGGACATCACGCCGACGCTCGACGGATACACGATCGAGACCGATAACGGCCGCTTCGACTCCGACGCCGCCGTCGTCGCCGCCGGCTCGCACAGCCTCCAGATCGCGAAGGAACTCGGCTACGGGCAGGACAAAGTCCTGCTCCCCATCGCCGGGAGCTTCTTCCTCGCGGACGACCTCCTGAACGGGAAGGTCTACACGCTCCAGATGAAGAAGCTGCCCTTCGCCGCAGTCCACGGCGACGCCGACGTCCACGACGGCAGCATCACCCGCTTCGGACCGACCGCGAAACTCGTGCCCACCCTCGAGCGCGGCCGCATCTCGACGGTCAAGGATTTCCTCGACGTGTTCGGACTCAACGCGGCGGCGTTCCTGAGCTACGCCAACATCCTCTCGGACCGAATCCTCCTGCCGTACGTGCTCCGGAACCTCGTCTACGACCTCCCGAACGTCGGCCGGAAACAGTTCCTGCCCCACGTCCAGAAGGTCGTCCCGAGCGTCGAACTCGAGGACATCGAACGCGCGAAAGGTTACGGCGGCGTCCGCCCCCAGATCGTCGACACGAAGAACAAGTCCCTCGACATGGGCGAGGCCAAAATCGTCGGCGACGACATCATCTTCAACATCACGCCGTCGCCGGGTGCCTCGACCTGTCTCAAGAACGCCATGCGCGACACGCACACGCTCCTCGAGTTCCTCGACGGCGACTACGAGTTCGACGAGGAGGCGTTCCGGTCGGAGACGATCGATAACTTCCCGCGCGGCGACGATTCCGCCGGCAAGAAAGTCGCTGCACCCGACGCCGACGACTAACTGACTGCGCCGCGTCGACTCCGTTCGATCGGTTTCTATTCTCTCTCTCGTGTCTCGCCCGACAGCGGGCGATTCGAAGGGGCCGGAACCCGACCGATGCCGTCTGACGTGATCGGCCTATTCTGAGCGCTCGCTCGAGCCCTCGCCCATCCGCTCGGTGTAGTCCCAACTGAAGATCTCGCGGGGCTCGATCCGGATCCGAACCTCGTCGCGGTCGTCGTCGAGTAATCGCTGGGCGAGCGGCGAGTCCGTGTCGCCGAGGTAGCGCTCGACGAGGTCGCGCAGGACCGCCGTGGCGTTCTCCGAGGAGACCTCGACGGTTCCGTTGCCCCTGATACCGCGGTAGGGAACCCGATTCGTCGAGATATCGAAGGCGATCTCCGGGTCGTTCCGCAGGAAGCGGACCACGTCCGCGGTCGCCTGCGTCGCACACTCGAGCGAGCCGTCGCGATAGCGAAACCAGAGCGTGACGAGCCAGAGCGAGCCGTCCGGCCGGTGGGTGGCGAGTCGGATCGGATTTCCGCCTCCTGCAGGAAGGCCTCGACCTCGTCCTCGGTCCACGCGCCGCGGAAGTCGGTCATGCTCGAGACCTTCGCGGCGGACCGTTGAAAACGTTCGACCTAACGGCGGCTCTCGATTCGGGCCCCGACGCTGCTAGTTTGGCTCTGCGTCCTCGTCTGGTCCGGCTCTCGTCCCGCCTCGGAGTCGGTCACACCGGCGTCGTCCGCCGATCCGAGTATGTCCGTCCGGAACGTCCGTTCGTACGAGAGGAACTCGAGCGGGACCTCCCGTTGACTGCCGCCGTACTCGAGGGTCGCGGTGAAGTCGACGGTCAGGTTCGAGGTCTCGTCGTTCCGGACGTGCGTGACCCACCACTCGTCGAGTTCGTCGGTGTCGATCGCCGCGCCGGCCTCGAGCGTCTGGGTACTGTCCGGCGAGAGTACGAACTGTTCGCCGGCGACGCCCTGTCCCACGACGATCCCGTTCAACCGGACGGTGTACCCGATCTCCGCGATCGGAATCGGGAGCGGCGTCGGATTGGTTACGGTCGCCGACGCCTCGATCGGCGTCCGGTTGGCGGTGGCGTTGCCCCACCGTGCGTCCGTCGCTTCGACGACGAACAGCGTCCGGCCGCTGGCGCGAAATTCGCGTCGCTCGTCGGTCTGCAACGGCTCGAGCAGGTCCGTCTGCACGGTCCGGGTTCGCGTCCACCGGTCCGCCGGATACTGGACACCCGCGTAGTCGACGACGATATCGGGTTCGATTCGGACCGTGGTCGTCTCGCCGTTGGCGACGTGGGAGGCCCACCAGCCCGGGATCTCGTCGTTGTCGATCCACGTCGACACGGACACCTGACTCTCTCGACCGGCGACGGCCACGCCCTCCTCGCGCCCCGTCGCGACCTCGATGTCGTTGAGGCGGACCGTATACGAGACGTCGGCCGCGGCGTCGCCGACGCGAAGCAACCGCGGGTTGTCGACGGTGACGGTGGTCTCCACTTCGGTTCGCTCGCTCGTGACGGTTCCCCACTCGTTGTCGACCGATTCGACTCGCGGCCGGTCCACCGCGAGCAGCCCGTAGCCCGCGGCTGCGACGATCAGGCCGATCGCGACGAGAATCACCATCCACGTCCGGCGGCCGGGGCCCATCTATCGAATCCCCCGCACGGCCGTAGTTCGACCCGCGCGTTACACGTTCAAGCCGTTGAAGTCCGGGGGGATTGGTTGTGCGGTGGCCAGTTCGCGGCTCGAGACCAGGGACGGGTACCGAGTTCGATATCGGCCCCGCCGGCCGCTCGACGACCGCAGACTGGGCAGTCGCAGGCACCATCACCATCGCAACGCAGTACCTATGACGGTCCGATTGCGGGTTCCAGTACGATTTCCATGAGACGACGAGTGCTCGGCGCGATTTCGGCCGCAGTCGCATTGACACTCCCCTGGGTCGTCGTGTCGGGGGCCACCGATCTCCTCCCTCGGCTCGCAACGGTCGCCGGGTTCGAGTACCAACCGCCGGTCGCGCTCACCACCCTGTCGACTCTCGGGACGGTAATCGTGACCGGGCTCGCCGTCCTCGGCGCGGCGTTCCTCCTCGCGTGGGCCGCGGAAACGGCTGAAAAGGACGTCCCACAGGCGTTCGCGATCGCGGTGCTCGCGGTGTTAGCGGTCGCGCCCGAGTACGCCGTCGACGCGCTCTACGCGTGGAACGCGGGCGTGTTCGCGGGCACCGAGCGCGGGATCGAGGCCGGCAACCTGGCCGTCGCCAACATGACCGGCGCGAACCGAATCCTCATCGGTATCGGCTGGGCCGGCGTCGCCCTCTTTACGATCTTCCGCCGGGGTTCGGCCGCCGATCCCGCGGTCGAGCAGCGATCCGGCCGCTTCTCCAACG from Natrinema versiforme includes these protein-coding regions:
- a CDS encoding FAD-dependent oxidoreductase; protein product: MSGKYDLVIVGGGISGASLLYTTAKFTDIDSIALIEKESEIAAINSHHTNNSQTLHFGDIETNYTLEKAEEVKEGAELLAGYLENQDPDREMHSKRSKMVLGVGDEEVAELEERYEEEGFGDLFPKLRPIDREEIAELEPKVVEGRDPNTDMLALQTPDGYVVDYGETTKSFVEQASEEATVDVYTGTKVEDITPTLDGYTIETDNGRFDSDAAVVAAGSHSLQIAKELGYGQDKVLLPIAGSFFLADDLLNGKVYTLQMKKLPFAAVHGDADVHDGSITRFGPTAKLVPTLERGRISTVKDFLDVFGLNAAAFLSYANILSDRILLPYVLRNLVYDLPNVGRKQFLPHVQKVVPSVELEDIERAKGYGGVRPQIVDTKNKSLDMGEAKIVGDDIIFNITPSPGASTCLKNAMRDTHTLLEFLDGDYEFDEEAFRSETIDNFPRGDDSAGKKVAAPDADD
- a CDS encoding LEA type 2 family protein translates to MGPGRRTWMVILVAIGLIVAAAGYGLLAVDRPRVESVDNEWGTVTSERTEVETTVTVDNPRLLRVGDAAADVSYTVRLNDIEVATGREEGVAVAGRESQVSVSTWIDNDEIPGWWASHVANGETTTVRIEPDIVVDYAGVQYPADRWTRTRTVQTDLLEPLQTDERREFRASGRTLFVVEATDARWGNATANRTPIEASATVTNPTPLPIPIAEIGYTVRLNGIVVGQGVAGEQFVLSPDSTQTLEAGAAIDTDELDEWWVTHVRNDETSNLTVDFTATLEYGGSQREVPLEFLSYERTFRTDILGSADDAGVTDSEAGREPDQTRTQSQTSSVGARIESRR
- a CDS encoding ion transporter, producing MTTDSSPGTRTLRETVRFYLLDHRTPLGKAIDIALLALNLVFVAAFVAETYPLSDDLRSFLWGLEVAIAVVFLAEYVLRLYGAEDRLAEFRNPYTIVDLIAILPTLLVAGLPGVTMAANAGFLRVVRVVRVLRFYRFTRDAEFFFGTISDNALRALKLLLTVLVLLFVSAGLFYSAEYAANPDVATFGDAFYYVVVALSTVGFGDIVPVTTAGRWITVAAILAGIIVLPWQASKIVREWSHRGTVNVACPNCGLSSHDRDASHCKACGHVIYQEFESDNHGSE